A window of Pseudoliparis swirei isolate HS2019 ecotype Mariana Trench chromosome 13, NWPU_hadal_v1, whole genome shotgun sequence genomic DNA:
atcacttgaattgtctaattaactcgaaacacctgcaagggtttcctgagccttgacaaacactcagctgttataaatcttttttttacttggtctgaggaaatattaaaattttatgagataggattttagagttttcttaagctgtaagccataatcagcaatattaaaagaataaaaggcttgcaatatttcagttgatttgtaatgaatccagaatgcatgacatttttgtttttttaattgcattacagaaaataaagaactttatcacaatattctaattttctgagacagtcctgtatatacattagtgctgtgaaaaataacgcgttaactcagttaattcaattacaggtttaactagttttttttttttacgcatttaacgcatgcgcagaatgagcttccaatccgtctgttgttggtcgtcgggacgaaaagaAAGTcgcttgcaaaatgagcttccaatacaccacttcaatctgaactctgtccgctctcatgcagacggtctgttcatcggtaatgatccttccgcaggttcacctacggaaaccttgttacgacttttacttcctgtagatcagggtctcaacacgtcgatcgcgacctgccagtcgatcgcggcgtagtgttggtagatcgcatgacattaaaaagattggcccgccccctgacatgttctctatagcacgtctttgttcttttattaaactaaacgtctgttgttgatcgtatctccacagcagcatgtcatttctgtctcttcgcgttgcgttaacacttatcgatctccgtctcgcgcgccacagagctccgtgcgcgcgcatcgggaccgagcaaaaaaaaagtcacttgtcaatctgtccacctttagattgtatcatggtggagttaatggttgacaaacaagagaaaaatgttccgtttaaccctcttgttacctttacatttactcacatattttaccctcggggtcaatttgaccccagcaattaaaacctccagaaaattattagaattaatattgcttcccaagtttaagtgtgaggtactttatgtttgtttgttgactacctaaatagccctttaaataaataaaaaagttgatatttctgatatgtttgacacagtgaaaacagcctggggtcaaattgaccccaaagaacaccgacattaaacattgaatggggtcaaattgacccgaaaggtaacaggagggttaaacattctgtttaggatgaagatgtattaatgttccatatggaagaaaactgctaaataactgctgagttgcagcaccattgtatagaagaatgtataaatgtatatatccgtcttttgtcataaatctctatgttctcacaaaatataccgagaatatcggtaatatgtgattaatcatgattaatccacaaaaacctgtgattaatccgcttaaaaattttaatcgtttcacagccctaatatacatacattaaaatgtaatatttacatatatatatatatacatatattttaaaaacaatatatgtatatttggagATTAGAAGTATATATTTAGTgcaaaaattaaattaatttacaataaatacattcataaaCATGACTGAGCTTGCATGTAAAAagattaaaatacatattttgacATATTCACTAAATCACGCAATGATATTACATCATGAAGTCAGTTCATCGTGCAGCGCGACTCACATGTGACTCATATCCACACGCTTTGTAAAAATGAGTGTATTAAAACATTCAAAGGCGTATTCAAAACATCGCTCTttctttaaaatgtctttaaatgttctttatAGTCTTAGAATCTCTTAACAAATTTAGTTTTAATGTCTTCAAATTTCTTTACAATGTCCTAAAATGTCTTAACAATGTCttaacatttcttttaaatttcTGAAAAATCTCTTAAAATTTCCTTTTAATTTCTTAACATTTCTAATAATAAAGTGATAGTTCTGTAGTTTGTACAAAAAATTTAATTtcctttcacatttaaaaatacaacTTTTAGTTTTTGGGTGAATCTGCAGGACTAATGTGATAATTAAGCTTtcaaaactttatttaaaatgtgcttAATACATCAGGCCACACGGCATTTTTGCCATTATTGTCTCTCAGACATGATTATCGTCAAATAATGATtgtctgataataataattataataaagtaTAATAAGGTTTAAATCACATTCTGTTTCTTCCCTgactaaaataaaattaataaatatcagATAAATCCCAATAATAGATTTCCTCTTAACAGTTTTCTCTTACCTTTTTAAAAGGAACCTCCTTATTAATATCTacatcctatatatatatatatatatatatatatatatatatatttatgtatataatatcTAAAATAAGGAGCACAATGAGACTCAGAGTATCCTCCTCGGCTTGTAGAAGATGAAATGATAAAAGCTGATTGTGCAGACGGCCTTTGAAGGCCTCTCGCACGCGACGCTGACTGATCTGTTGACCGCGGCGGCGCCCCCGGGTTCCCCCGAGCCAACAGCCCGATGCCCGCCGCACGCTACCGGAGCGGAATGAGTCGGAGGGGAACCGGCTGCAGCTCAGCGTCGccgtggaggagctgctggttcCTGGAGCGATGACGGCGTTatatttaaaaaggggggaacaATTGCATAACAAAAGcgaattacaataaataaatgaaaatgtaaaaatgtcattaaaatgtccttttctttaaaatttataaaaatgtattaatatctgACAATTTCTTAAACATTCTTAACATTTCTTAGAAATTCTCAGAATTTCTtagaaatattaaattaatagaTTGAGGTCAAAGTGTCAGAGATGCATTTTAATCACAGGGAAGTTTATTTTCTCGTCATTGAAACATAAGAAGTGGATTTGTTCCAGTGATGGATCTCAGCGTCCGGGACGACGTCGGCTACGCGGACTACGACAGCGCCGACCTCTCCGTCTACTCGTGGAACGCCAGCAACGCCACAGACTTCGGCGGTGGCTGGGAGTCGGACTACTGCGAGGCCGGCGAGCAGGAGCTCGCCATCAAGACCTTCCAGCTCGCCGTCTTCGGCCTGATCTTCCTGCTCGGCGTGGCGGGGAACGGCCTGGTGATCGCCACCTTCGCCGTCTCCCGCCGCCTGCGGCTGCGCTCCGTGACCGAGGTCTTCCTGCTCCACCTGGCGCTGGCcgacctcctgctgctcctcacgCTGCCGCTGCAGGCCGCCGTCACCCTGAgccgaggctcctccccctccggcgCCCTCCACCGCGCCGCGCGCGCCGGCTACTCCGTCAACACGCACGGCGGCCTCCTGCTGCTGGCCTGCGTCAGCGTGGACCGCTACGCGGCGGTGGCCTGGCCGCACGCCGCGCTCCGGCTGCGCGGGCGCATCCTGGCGGTCGGGAAAGCGGCCGCCTCCGCCGTGTGGCTCGTCGCTGCGCTCCTCAGCCTCCCCGAGGCGCTCTACTCCGAGGCCACGTGGCACGACGGCGAGGCGTACTGCGGCGCGGTGAAATGCGAACGGCTCAAAACCTTCGCCGGCAGCGCCGTCGTCGCCGTCTTCTGCGTGTCCCTCGCCGTCATGGTGGCGTGCTACTCGTCGGTAGCCCGCGTGCTGTGGGAAGGGGACACGCTGCGGCGGGGGACGCGGTGGCGCCGGCGGCGCACCCTGAAGCTCATGGTGGCGCTGGTTCTGGTCTTCGTGGCGTTCCAGCTGCCGTACGCGGCGGTGCTGTCGCGCAAGATGGCCGGCCCGTTCTGCGGCCTGCTGCTGGAGTACGTCACCTGCTCGCTGGCGTACGCCCGCTGCGCCCTCAACCCCGCCCTGTACGCCCTGGTGGGCGGGCGCTTCCGTCACGACGTGCTGCGGCTGCTCCGGGACTCGGGCTGCCGGCGTTCGCTCCCGCCGGCTCCACGGAGCAGGAGCAGCAACCCCACCTCCTGCTCCGCTGCTCCTGGCGGCTCGCCAACATCCCGTGTGAGGCGACtctgagccaatcagaggacCGGCGGTTCTAATTAATTTCATTAAGGATTTCTGGTATTCATtgttgatattttttttctacatttctcggaatgtgttttttaagtagtttttttattttataataacaataatatattaaataacttttttgaACAAATGTTGTTGATGCATCTCTACTGAAGTGTTCtcagaaataaaatgttaataaatgttttggtttctgtAGTTGCAGTGGTGAGTTTTAAATACGTTCATAAACATCGTGAGAGCCGTGTTGTCAACGTGTTACATAGGCCTCCAGATTGTTTATTTTTGATGTATAGTTTTTTGCACTCACCTTTTAAACTAAACTTTAGTGCATTTAATAACTTAAAGACTCGTCTTTCTACCCACCATTCATAGcagttatatttgtattaatacttGACATAGAAGCAGATGTTTACGAAACGTTTCCTCTGGCTGCAATGTGCCGCTCTGACCTCTAGAGGTCAGTGTGGTGCAGCGGTGTCCTTTAAAAGAGACACCAGTCAATGAAGCTGGctggtatggaggactcaaaatgactttagtattaatgaataaataaatgaatgcatgaataaatataggaataaataaatgcttaaataaatgtataaataaataaatacaggaatgaataaatataagttataaataaacaggacatcattaaataaatatatttctacatttctgtatttcttcatttatttatttctctatgtgtccacacgtatttcttcatttatttatgtgtgacatttacgtgtccgtatattcaaatgagctgggcggtccgaacctctgtctaaagcatgattggtcacaggagtgtgatgcacctggtgtgttgtgctctactacttctgcctggcacatgaagctgaagttggctcgctcagctcaccgttagcagaagttagcctagacagctttctgacttcagccgtttatcaattccaagtacactgagtacagactcgtgttttcttggagtctggtcttgggagtcgggtctttggagtctggtcttgggagtctggtcttgggagtccactctcgaggacgcaggacggtctttctggttttgtgacgtcaccacatcaactgttcttgctcatgaatttactccaattattcactgtaaaatactttacagtggagtagaatgtgttgcggtgttccctgtcatttggcgtaggctacgaataaacagtaataaatatacaacgtctcgtagctttcctgacccagggtcgctacaatatgaagttatgaatcttaaccctcagtcaaattgacgtaacgttatcttttaataaataataaactcgttgtgctctttagatcctccaaaacctaattatatctcatgtttagccgctacggagaagtcagagccagcggagcatttcaaaaagtcctgccgagatcaggcttctctcggcggccacacagcgcgctgagcgcccggagctcactggtcccgcgagcaggacctcaaatctccgtcgcatatccttattaggctgaatctcgataaatcaaccacagatttgatgcttaaactactaacttctcggctggaaatatcattaaattacattccgtgactcaacaacagtagtatttagaatgtacagacaagaacgcataataaacgctgttcgtctacaggtccaagtgctagggatcgattgcttctgtcttgctccccgacttgaccaatcctgttcaacaatgaggttcggaccgcccagctcatttgaatatacggacacgtaaatgtcacacataaataaatgaagaaatacgtgtggacacataaatacagatatgaataaatgaagaaatacagaaatgtagaaatacatttatttaatgatgtcctgttgagttataacgtatatttattcatttctgtatttatttatttatttatacatttattattgtattcatttatttgtttatacattttatttaagcatttatttatttattcctgtatttacttatttatttatacatttatttatttattcctatatttatttgtgcatttatttatttataattaagtcattttgagtcctccataggcTGGAGCAGGTTTCACCTCATCTCTATaatgatgtgtgtttgtatatatatatatatatatatatatataaatatatgtcgatataatgtttatatataaatataggttgtatatatataatatatgtatatatataatatatgtatatatattcctgttattatatatatatatttatatatatatatatatatatatatatgtaaagatGAGTTTTCTGTTGATCGCCCAATCGATTCGTCCCTCTAGTATTTTATttgcctctttctctctgcaacTTTGTAACTCGGTGAAGTTCAGCCATAAATCTTCTTTGAATGtcatatttttcatttattttctattcatcATTAGTTTTAAAGTTCTACCTTTCCTGTAAGCCCCTGAACGCGTCGCTCTCCATCAGCTCCCTCGTGCCGctgaccaggtgtgtgtggccTCGCAGGTGTCACGTGACGCTCATTACGAATGAACGTCCCAAAGGTCCCGTATGCAGCCGACAGCGGACCCGACCCTGAAGGAAACACGTCCTGACACAGCATGTTGACCCTAAATATGAAAAGAGTCATATTTACTTTAATTCAGGTCAACATGTCCAACCACAGCGTGAGGCGTTCACTGTCTCAGGAAAACAGAGCCTCTGGGCTCAgtctgaaaagaaaaacattgtgtttataaacacacataacCTATAGGGTTAAATTAAATACGTTTCTTTTGTCTTCtgagtgaaagtcctgtgtttaaCTCACTTAAACTGGACTTTGATTAAACgtcttatatataaatataaatgtgttccCTCAAAACCTAAAGGACACCTCAGGAGACGTGTTCgtgtatttggtgtttttatcttTAAGTTGCTTTACGTCACACGTTCCACCTTGAAATTGGAGGCACTAGGACCCAGAGAGCTGCGAGGGACCAACGCGCCGCTGCCgcccgcctccctctctctctctctctctctctctctctctctctctctctctctctctccgtgtcccTGTTCCAGAGACACCGGgtgtccgcccccccccccccccccagcagatgGGGGTCTTCCAGTCTTCCAGAGAccggctctgcagctcctggaCTCGTTTCCTCTCacttgtctctctccacctgggcAGAAGAACTGAAGTCTTATCTTTTCCTGCCTCATCTTcatagttttttttccttctcatcGCCGACCTCCTCgaactcttcccccccccccccccccccctccaaccccCCTCGTCCACTCAGCTGTCACCGCTCTGTCGCCCTCAGGATAtccccttcccctctctctagGGTTTCATAACGCTTCAGGATCTCATTCAGAGTCGGGGGTGGATTTCCCTCCTGGTCTGAGACGGTGGACGCGCGGTGAGGGGTCAGCGGAGTGGGGGGGTCATGGAAATAACTAAAGGTCACAGGCCGGGTCCCTCACTTTGATCAACTAGGTACAGGATACCTTTGTTATGCTCCTCCTTTTTGAGAGGTGAGGGGTATTTCTGGTTTCCCATCATGGGCAACGCAGCCGGCAGCATGGAGGTGCCTCAGGGGCCGGAGGCGGCGGCCCCCCCCCGCGGGCCCCCAGAGACGAGCGGGGCTCAAGCTCCCGGTGCCGCCCGGGGAGGAGCTGGAGCGGCGCTTCGGGGCCGTGCTGGTGAGTCCAGGCTTCGTGTCGCACAAGTGCAAAAAAACAGGAATGTGGAATATGTTGAAAATGTGCCGGTCGTCATGGACgaggtacacaaggtacacaggtacacaggtacacaaggtacacaaggtacacaggtacacaaggtacacaggtacacaggtacacaggtacacaggtacacaaggtacacaggtacacaaggtacacaaggtacacaggtacacaaggtacacaggtacacaggcacaggtacacacaaggtacacaggtacacaaggtacacaggtacacaggtacacaggtacatcaggtacacaaggtacacaaggtacacaggtacacaggtacacaggtacacaaggtacacaaggtacacaggtacacaaggtacacaggtacacaggtacacaggtacacaggtacacaggtacacaggtacacaaggtacacaggtacacaaggtacacaaggtacacaggtacacaaggtacaggtacaccaggtacacacaggtacacacaggtacacaggtacacaggtagtacacaggtacacagtacacaggtacacaggtacacaggtacatcaggtacacaggtacacaggtacacaaggtacacacaggtacacaggtacacaaggtacacaaggtacacaaggtacacaggtacacaggtacacaggtacacacaggtacacaggtacacaaggtacacaggtacacaggtacatcaggtacacaggtacatcaggtacacaggtacacaggtacacaggtacacaggtacacaggtacacacaggtacacaggtacacaggtacacaggtacacaaggtacacaaggtacacaggtacacaggtacacaggtacacaggtacacaaggtacacaggtacacaaggtacacacaggtacacaggtacacaggtacacaggtacacacaggtacacaggtacacaggtacatcaggtacacaggtacacaggtacacaggtacatcaggtacacaggtacacaggtacacaggtacacacaggtacacaaggtacacaggtacacaaggtacacaggtacacaggtacacaggtacaggtacacaggtacacaggtacacaggtacacacaggtacacaggtacacaggtacatcaggtacacaggtacacaggtacacaggtacacaggtacacaaggtacacaaggtacacaggtacacaggtacacaggtacacaggtacacaggtacacaggtacacaggtacacaggtacacaggtacatcaggtacaca
This region includes:
- the ccr10 gene encoding C-C chemokine receptor type 10; translation: MDLSVRDDVGYADYDSADLSVYSWNASNATDFGGGWESDYCEAGEQELAIKTFQLAVFGLIFLLGVAGNGLVIATFAVSRRLRLRSVTEVFLLHLALADLLLLLTLPLQAAVTLSRGSSPSGALHRAARAGYSVNTHGGLLLLACVSVDRYAAVAWPHAALRLRGRILAVGKAAASAVWLVAALLSLPEALYSEATWHDGEAYCGAVKCERLKTFAGSAVVAVFCVSLAVMVACYSSVARVLWEGDTLRRGTRWRRRRTLKLMVALVLVFVAFQLPYAAVLSRKMAGPFCGLLLEYVTCSLAYARCALNPALYALVGGRFRHDVLRLLRDSGCRRSLPPAPRSRSSNPTSCSAAPGGSPTSRVRRL